A window of the Columba livia isolate bColLiv1 breed racing homer unplaced genomic scaffold, bColLiv1.pat.W.v2 Scaffold_2108, whole genome shotgun sequence genome harbors these coding sequences:
- the NKPD1 gene encoding NTPase KAP family P-loop domain-containing protein 1 translates to MEMGTWGWGQGRASDSPHVPRLSVCPCAGGGPAGPPGCSEERLACLCPERDNDTGHRGHHCHHGGNSEGQPGEQPEALTEDDVYCRCLSKTLCHAATPVTVGFYAPCGHRLYTLLDKVTAFMRQEMTRREDSARRRGHQPPRSPHGWGLLQALWLLAFYRPVVTESHLRRKNIRFLFVRFSAWQFAGCDKLWAGLVTTLCDSVRHHFGALPLGVYRVMGTRPRFADGFSQREWVLKRGACLKLWGVVAVLVIGVTILLVALLLPHLKDHQVLKVVGGAITSISSSSLILGAFSVLKHVLISQKHKIEQLTNSDKFAGQLGFMSKVRREVEALLDFLAFMEIFERRRFRVVLEITSLDTCYPEKVAGVLNAMNTLLSRTNTPFIFILAVDPSVIVPCLEQSSCMKGMADSGYLYLSRTVTLPFSIPEMGARSRLSCLEAAVQTREDLMYRIITGNVEQRRRAKCGAAIAGPDHRELDAAAVLYIHEAFRCLHDAADPLAAYVPTSAAHVRRIVNTIPITIRLLLHRAGGPGAVSPRAAAAWVVMADGWPCRLSWVLQCLEDAWQRQPAPDFSGRSLWSVFQQTAAELSALRQPLRNVLGLDGDPELFRAFLARDFPFTAGDARVLLGVTVNLDHSIRRKMGLLRGIDGLKKSGGTVSRGVQCPHPE, encoded by the exons atggagatggggacatggggatggggccAGGGCCGGGCCAGTGAcagtccccatgtccccaggctgtctgtgtgtccgtgtgCGGGGGGGGGCCCCGCGGGACCCCCCGGCTGCAGCGAGGAGCGTCTGGCCTGTCTGTGCCCGGAACGGGACAATGACACCGGCCACCGCGGCCACCACTGCCACCACGGCGGCAACAGCGAGGGGCAGCCCGGCGAGCAGCCAG AGGCGCTGACGGAGGACGACGTGTACTGCCGCTGCCTGTCCAAGACGCTGTGCCACGCGGCCACCCCGGTCACCGTGGGCTTCTACGCGCCCTGCGGCCACCGGCTCTACACGCTGCTCGACAAGGTCACCG CCTTCATGCGCCAAGAAATGACCCGGCGCGAAGACTCGGCGCGGCGCCGCGGCCACCAACCCCCTCGCTCCCCCCACGGTTGGGGGCTCCTCCAAGCCCTATGGCTACTGGCCTTTTACCGCCCGGTCGTCACCGAGAGCCACCTGCGCCGCAAGAACATCCGGTTCCTCTTCGTGCGCTTCAGCGCCTGGCAGTTCGCCGGTTGTGACAAGCTCTGGGCCGGCTTGGTGACAACCTTATGTGACAGCGTCCGCCACCATTTCGGCGCCCTGCCCCTCGGCGTCTACCGGGTGATGGGGACGCGGCCGCGCTTCGCCGACGGCTTCAGCCAGCGCGAGTGGGTGCTCAAACGCGGCGCCTGCCTCAAGCTTTGGGGTGTTGTCGCCGTCCTCGTTATCGGCGTCACCATCCTGCTGGTGGCCCTGTTGTTGCCGCACCTCAAGGACCACCAGGTGCTGAAGGTGGTTGGCGGCGCCATCACGTCcatctccagctccagcctcaTCCTCGGCGCCTTCTCCGTCCTCAAGCACGTTTTGATCAGCCAAAAGCACAAGATCGAGCAGTTGACCAACAGCGACAAGTTCGCCGGGCAGTTGGGCTTCATGAGCAAAGTGCGGCGGGAGGTGGAGGCGCTGCTCGACTTTTTGGCGTTCATGGAGATCTTCGAGCGGCGCCGTTTCCGCGTGGTGCTGGAAATCACCAGCTTGGACACGTGTTACCCGGAGAAAGTCGCCGGCGTCCTCAACGCCATGAACACGTTGCTTTCCAGAACCAACACGCCCTTCATCTTCATCCTCGCCGTGGATCCCAGTGTCATTGTCCCCTGCttggagcagagcagctgcatGAAGGGCATGGCGGACAGCGGGTACCTATATCTGAGCCGTACGGTCACGTTGCCGTTCTCCATCCCGGAGATGGGCGCCCGCTCGCGTTTGAGTTGCCTTGAAGCCGCCGTGCAAACGCGGGAGGATTTAATGTACCGCATCATCACCGGCAACGTGGAGCAGCGGCGCCGCGCCAAGTGCGGCGCCGCCATCGCCGGCCCCGACCACCGCGAGCTGGATGCGGCCGCGGTGCTTTACATCCACGAAGCGTTCCGTTGCCTCCACGATGCCGCGGACCCGTTGGCCGCGTACGTCCCAACCAGCGCCGCGCACGTGCGCCGCATCGTCAACACCATCCCCATCACCATCCGGCTCCTCCTGCACCGCGCCGGCGGCCCCGGCGCCGTGTCGCCCCGCGCGGCCGCCGCGTGGGTGGTGATGGCCGATGGGTGGCCGTGCCGGTTGAGTTGGGTGTTGCAATGCCTGGAAGACGCGTGGCAGCGCCAACCGGCGCCGGATTTCTCCGGGAGGTCTTTGTGGAGCGTTTTCCAACAGACGGCGGCGGAGCTGAGCGCCCTGCGGCAACCGCTGCGTAACGTCTTGGGGTTGGATGGGGACCCCGAGTTGTTCCGCGCCTTCCTCGCCCGCGACTTCCCCTTCACCGCCGGTGACGCGCGGGTCCTCCTCGGTGTCACCGTCAACCTGGACCACTCCATCCGCCGCAAGATGGGGCTCCTGCGCGGCATCGACGGGCTCAAGAAATCCGGCGGCACCGTGTCCCGCGGCGTCCAGTGTCCCCACCCCGAGTGA